One genomic region from Spirulina subsalsa PCC 9445 encodes:
- a CDS encoding helix-turn-helix domain-containing protein — MCGDVRLLDLLFEQPLVNIRFIEKNLGCAYVTANKLVDQFQELGLLKEITGWQRNRLYRYEPYLALFDNY, encoded by the coding sequence ATTTGTGGCGATGTACGTTTATTAGATTTATTATTTGAGCAACCCCTTGTTAATATTCGATTCATTGAAAAAAATTTAGGGTGTGCTTATGTGACTGCCAATAAATTAGTTGACCAATTTCAAGAACTAGGTTTACTAAAAGAAATTACAGGATGGCAACGTAATCGACTATATCGTTATGAGCCTTACCTAGCACTTTTTGACAATTACTAA
- a CDS encoding ParB N-terminal domain-containing protein — protein sequence MVIFLMIDIENIICNTPRSNFSEEQVEKLADHILNVEGLLQPVIVKKAGFESYELIAGELAYHAAMRAREKNPSQGEVVNAFVIQPEQQSYVVEQLAAFLEAQSPAIPLTVEPPAASPVVPAQDDQRLLDLEQRLEQQGQDIRAEFNRLYEQLAERMTVLETAPPPETSAEPSGAVMGLLDSLNVLDGKSLRSELERRNIPRASILANAIITARDKQPQQVFRGYGDVVASVKGLGDKTLIKMIDAFALS from the coding sequence ATGGTTATTTTTTTAATGATTGACATTGAGAACATTATATGCAATACTCCCCGTTCTAATTTTAGTGAGGAGCAAGTAGAAAAACTAGCCGATCATATTCTGAACGTTGAGGGACTTTTACAACCTGTTATTGTGAAAAAAGCAGGGTTTGAGAGTTACGAATTAATCGCCGGAGAACTGGCCTATCATGCGGCGATGCGGGCGAGAGAAAAGAATCCGAGTCAGGGAGAAGTGGTCAACGCTTTTGTCATTCAGCCTGAACAACAGAGTTATGTTGTAGAACAGTTGGCGGCTTTTCTCGAAGCACAGAGTCCCGCCATTCCCCTAACTGTTGAACCCCCCGCAGCCTCTCCTGTTGTTCCGGCACAAGATGACCAACGCCTATTAGATTTAGAACAACGTTTAGAGCAACAAGGGCAAGACATTCGGGCTGAGTTTAACCGTTTATATGAACAGTTAGCGGAGAGAATGACGGTACTGGAAACCGCACCCCCACCCGAAACGTCTGCTGAACCTTCTGGGGCAGTGATGGGGTTATTAGACTCGCTGAATGTGTTAGATGGGAAGTCCTTACGCTCGGAATTAGAACGGCGAAATATTCCCCGAGCGAGTATTTTAGCCAATGCAATTATAACGGCACGGGACAAACAACCTCAGCAGGTTTTTCGCGGGTATGGTGATGTCGTCGCT
- a CDS encoding CoA-binding protein — MQIDDAALREILTQTQTIALIGYSNKPHRDSYRVGQFLTQQGYLVYPVNPRLETLDGQPCYRCLEEIPAPIDLVNVFRRGEFLPEIVKSAIAIQAKTLWTQLGIIHPSAAQIAREAGLNVILNACIKIEYQRLQIRP; from the coding sequence ATGCAAATTGATGATGCCGCATTACGCGAGATTCTCACGCAAACTCAAACCATTGCCTTAATCGGCTACTCCAACAAACCACACCGGGACAGTTACCGAGTCGGTCAATTTCTCACCCAACAGGGCTATCTCGTCTATCCAGTCAATCCCCGACTGGAAACCCTAGACGGACAGCCCTGTTATCGTTGTTTGGAAGAGATTCCCGCCCCCATTGATTTGGTGAATGTGTTTCGACGGGGGGAGTTTTTACCGGAAATTGTCAAAAGTGCGATCGCCATCCAAGCTAAAACCCTCTGGACTCAATTGGGCATTATCCACCCCAGCGCCGCCCAAATCGCCCGAGAAGCCGGGTTAAACGTGATTCTGAACGCCTGTATCAAAATCGAGTACCAACGCCTCCAAATTCGCCCCTAA